A single window of Metallosphaera hakonensis JCM 8857 = DSM 7519 DNA harbors:
- a CDS encoding zinc-ribbon domain-containing protein has translation MPKYCPRCGAQNPDNALFCSSCGYNLQSVYSPSVPSPPNQNPPPIGGQSWGYPPTYISMGISFFA, from the coding sequence ATGCCCAAATATTGTCCTAGGTGTGGAGCACAAAATCCTGATAATGCTCTCTTTTGTTCGTCCTGTGGGTATAATCTACAGTCGGTTTACTCTCCGAGTGTACCTTCTCCGCCTAATCAGAACCCACCTCCAATTGGGGGACAGTCGTGGGGATATCCTCCGACTTACATCAGTATGGGAATCTCGTTTTTCGCGTAA
- a CDS encoding class I SAM-dependent methyltransferase has protein sequence MDSSVEASDEELKKIYEDIPPSYDRANRFISFNQDVKWRANLVKTLLKFCPNPSKVLDVAAGKGELSYVLRKYWPIVLPVLTDYAENMLRSSVVEDDKVQASFDHLPFRDSSFDIVMSSFALHASDDIEVVIGEMARVSKHVMGFIAMGKPDNPVKRAYLGLYLRFVMPYIARFGGAKPRDYKYIYFIFRRLHTNSWYRSLFSRVLNVIVYKELALNLFYFVVAMKRNELQVN, from the coding sequence ATGGATTCCAGTGTAGAGGCTAGCGACGAAGAATTGAAAAAGATTTACGAGGATATCCCACCCAGTTACGATAGGGCCAACAGGTTCATCTCGTTTAATCAGGACGTGAAGTGGAGAGCTAACCTGGTTAAGACTTTGCTGAAGTTTTGCCCCAACCCATCTAAGGTCCTGGACGTGGCGGCTGGCAAGGGAGAACTTTCGTATGTCCTAAGGAAGTATTGGCCAATCGTTCTCCCAGTGCTCACCGATTACGCTGAGAACATGTTGAGGTCGAGCGTAGTTGAGGATGATAAAGTTCAGGCATCATTTGATCACCTTCCATTCAGGGATAGTTCCTTTGATATTGTTATGAGTAGTTTCGCTCTCCACGCATCGGATGACATAGAGGTTGTTATAGGAGAAATGGCAAGAGTCTCTAAACACGTTATGGGCTTCATAGCTATGGGTAAGCCAGATAATCCCGTGAAGAGAGCCTACCTTGGACTTTACCTGAGGTTCGTCATGCCCTATATAGCCCGGTTTGGAGGGGCAAAGCCCAGGGATTACAAGTACATATATTTCATATTTAGGAGGCTCCACACTAACTCTTGGTATAGATCCCTGTTCTCAAGGGTTCTAAACGTTATAGTTTACAAGGAACTGGCCCTAAATCTATTTTACTTTGTAGTTGCCATGAAGAGAAATGAACTTCAGGTGAATTAA
- a CDS encoding DUF981 family protein, translating to MVFIDDLALMLFTLPLVSVLISYTSIQAYLSFRKEGYQGIKRSLDDSIVPAGILGVVITVIALWGEFTWTLPGSYNILFNDVYLLMGIIVLSYSFAVYTGKRLQTTGIFALFVGLITIYYGVVGFKLGLTQEPLALLGLYVTYGLAGVLGFPVTLKLDYLKEQNANKDPSLGSWTILFVLFWLVVIVAGILGAVIGVETIPAHLAHAP from the coding sequence ATGGTATTCATAGATGATCTCGCCTTGATGTTGTTTACGTTACCTCTAGTTTCAGTTTTAATCAGTTACACCAGCATTCAGGCCTATCTCAGTTTCAGAAAGGAAGGTTACCAGGGAATTAAGAGAAGCCTCGACGACTCTATTGTGCCAGCTGGAATTCTAGGCGTTGTGATCACGGTCATCGCGCTGTGGGGTGAGTTCACCTGGACCTTACCTGGAAGCTACAATATACTGTTCAACGACGTTTACCTTTTGATGGGGATAATTGTGCTTTCTTACTCCTTTGCAGTTTATACTGGAAAGAGATTGCAAACTACTGGAATATTTGCTCTATTCGTTGGATTAATTACGATATATTACGGGGTAGTTGGGTTCAAGCTCGGCCTTACGCAGGAACCTCTGGCCCTATTGGGCTTATATGTTACCTATGGTCTGGCAGGAGTTCTGGGCTTCCCCGTCACTTTGAAACTTGATTACCTGAAGGAGCAGAACGCGAACAAGGATCCGTCCCTAGGTTCGTGGACTATCTTGTTCGTTCTCTTTTGGTTGGTAGTCATAGTGGCTGGGATACTGGGAGCAGTCATAGGCGTGGAGACGATACCCGCACACTTAGCTCATGCCCCATAA
- a CDS encoding AAA family ATPase, which produces MLFDTEPKTSLSDLFDREEEVEKLKRGLNERLILVLGIRRIGKSSLILSTLNSLGIDYVFIDVRKVYDGVTRKVYIEKLLEEIYSSLTRLSKKEYIRSVFEKIGIEVEYPVKVRIRGEAKDNLSKVFEALNEIGLKKGKVPVVFDETQYLKYSTLGLRPFFAHIYDYMKGITLILTGSEVGLLHDFLGLDDPKSELYGRYYYTVELKPFNEDKSKEFLRRGFKEVIVEVKESVIGEAVKELDGIVGWLVYFGKLYLERKEGAIEEVKEIGSNLVKEELKELEIRSPFYLLILKAIASLGKAKWKNIMDYVTATTGRKVNNATLYRELNTLMNMGFIEKVDEEYRVTDPIIRYAVLK; this is translated from the coding sequence TTGCTCTTCGATACAGAGCCGAAGACGTCCTTAAGTGATTTGTTTGACAGGGAGGAGGAAGTTGAAAAATTAAAGAGAGGATTAAACGAAAGACTAATCCTAGTCCTAGGGATAAGAAGAATAGGGAAGTCGAGTTTAATCCTTTCTACGTTAAATTCACTGGGAATAGACTACGTCTTTATAGATGTGAGAAAAGTATATGACGGTGTAACAAGAAAAGTATATATTGAAAAGCTTTTAGAGGAGATCTACTCCTCGTTAACTAGACTTAGCAAGAAGGAGTACATAAGAAGCGTGTTTGAAAAAATCGGAATTGAAGTTGAGTACCCCGTTAAAGTAAGAATAAGAGGTGAGGCTAAGGATAACTTAAGCAAAGTATTCGAGGCCCTTAACGAGATAGGACTTAAGAAAGGTAAAGTCCCGGTGGTCTTTGATGAAACTCAGTATTTAAAGTACTCTACTTTGGGTTTAAGACCGTTTTTTGCTCACATTTATGATTATATGAAGGGAATTACATTGATCCTAACGGGTAGTGAAGTTGGTTTACTTCATGACTTTCTTGGCCTTGACGATCCAAAATCGGAACTTTACGGGAGGTATTACTATACTGTGGAATTAAAACCGTTTAATGAGGATAAATCCAAGGAGTTCTTAAGGAGAGGATTTAAGGAAGTAATAGTTGAAGTAAAGGAAAGTGTGATAGGGGAAGCTGTCAAAGAACTAGACGGTATTGTGGGTTGGTTGGTCTATTTCGGCAAATTATATCTAGAAAGAAAGGAGGGAGCAATAGAGGAGGTAAAGGAGATCGGTTCCAATTTAGTTAAAGAAGAATTAAAGGAACTTGAGATAAGGAGCCCCTTCTATCTTCTAATACTTAAGGCTATAGCTAGTCTAGGTAAGGCCAAGTGGAAGAACATAATGGACTACGTTACAGCAACAACTGGGAGAAAAGTAAATAACGCTACTCTTTATAGAGAATTAAATACATTGATGAACATGGGGTTTATAGAGAAAGTCGACGAAGAATATAGGGTTACTGACCCAATAATTAGGTATGCAGTGCTAAAGTGA
- a CDS encoding PaREP1 family protein, with the protein MEEKLLTPKFDKKAYIRARIIETLDDLDIAINMWLAGRSRNSAGKAFGAVKALLSALVTKNLDKLNSEWYIKRGYSAPSHALKGISIDLAKIGYTEVEEITNVALLLHDYQYNGFDPDFSKYKTEDEVLHDLTLTIKIVLQNIKKWFPEEWGKELETLYNLVLSDLQKLESKR; encoded by the coding sequence ATGGAAGAGAAATTACTTACACCCAAATTTGACAAAAAAGCTTACATTAGGGCTAGAATCATAGAAACACTTGATGATTTAGATATAGCTATAAACATGTGGCTGGCGGGAAGGAGTAGAAACTCTGCGGGCAAAGCATTTGGTGCAGTTAAAGCCTTACTTTCAGCCTTAGTTACTAAAAACTTGGATAAGCTAAACAGCGAATGGTATATAAAGAGAGGATACAGCGCGCCATCACACGCGCTAAAAGGGATCTCGATTGATTTAGCGAAAATAGGCTACACAGAAGTCGAAGAAATAACAAACGTTGCCTTACTTCTTCACGACTACCAATATAATGGCTTTGACCCAGACTTCTCAAAGTATAAGACTGAAGATGAGGTACTGCATGATTTAACCTTGACGATAAAGATAGTCCTTCAGAATATTAAGAAGTGGTTTCCAGAAGAATGGGGAAAGGAACTTGAAACACTGTACAACCTCGTATTGTCTGATTTACAGAAATTGGAAAGCAAGAGGTAA